A genomic window from Emys orbicularis isolate rEmyOrb1 chromosome 8, rEmyOrb1.hap1, whole genome shotgun sequence includes:
- the CANX gene encoding calnexin, producing the protein MELKWLLCVTLLILGLVDVQTHDGEEDHGDDVIDIEDDLEDGVEEIEETKPEASSPPPTPKVTYKPPVPTGEVYFVENFDKGTLEGWVLSKAKKDDTDDEIAKYDGKWEVEEMKDTKLPGDKGLVLISRAKHHAISAKLTKPFIFNTKPLIVQYEVNFQNGIECGGAYVKLLSKTAELNLDQFHDKTAYTIMFGPDKCGEDYKLHFIFRHKNPKTGKYEEKHAKRPDADLKTYFTDKKTHLYTLVLNPDNSFEVLVDQTVVNSGNLLNDVTPAVNPPREIEDPDDQKPEDWDERPKIPDPDAVKPEDWDEDAPAKISDDDAVKPEGWLDDEPEYVADPDAEKPEDWDEDMDGEWEAPQIANPKCESAPGCGTWQRPMIDNPNYKGKWKPPMIDNPNYQGIWKPRKIPNPDFFEDLEPFKMTPFTAVGLELWSMTSDIFFDNFIICADRVVAEDWANDGWGLKKAADGAAEPGVVGQMMAAAEERPWLWVVYILTVALPVFLVVLFCCSGKKQPSAAEYKKTDAPQPDVNEEKEEGKDKADEEEEEEEEAESNEDKQEEKQKSDADVGSASQEEEEDEEEEEEDGKPTSEEEESMNRLKKS; encoded by the exons ATGGAGCTAAAGTGGCTGCTGTGTGTGACATTGCTGATACTTGGATTAGTTGATGTCCAGACTCATGATGGGGAAGAAGACCATGGTGATGATGTAATTGATATTGAGGATGACTTGGAAGATGGTGTTGAAGAGATAGAAGAGACAAAGCCTGAAGCCAGCAGCCCTCCTCCAACCCCAAAG GTTACCTATAAGCCCCCAGTACCAACAGGAGAGGTTTATTTTGTGGAAAACTTTGATAAGGGAACCCTGGAAGG ATGGGTTCTTTCCAAGGCCAAGAAGGATGACACAGATGATGAAATTGCAAAATATGATG GTAAATGGGAAGTAGAGGAAATGAAGGACACTAAACTTCCAGGGGACAAAGGACTTGTACTGATTTCCCGGGCCAAGCATCATGCGATCTCTGCCAAACTGACAAAACCCTTCATATTTAATACCAAACCCCTCATTGTACA GTATGAAGTGAATTTCCAAAATGGGATTGAGTGTGGTGGTGCCTATGTGAAGCTGCTTTCTAAAACCGCTGAGCTGAACCTG GATCAGTTTCATGACAAAACTGCCTACACAATCATGTTTGGTCCTGATAAATGTGGAGAAGATTATAAATTACACTTCATCTTTCggcacaagaaccccaaaaccgGCAAATATGAAGAGAAGCATGCAAAGCGTCCAGATGCAGATCTGAAAACCTACTTTACTGATAAGAAGACCCACCTCTATACTCTgg TCTTGAATCCTGATAATAGTTTTGAAGTCCTGGTTGATCAGACTGTGGTGAATAGTGGGAATCTCTTAAATGATGTGACTCCTGCTGTGAATCCACCCCGAGAGATTGAGGACCCAGATGACCAGAAACCAGAGGACTGGGACGAGAGACCCAAGATCCCAGACCCAGATGCTGTTAAACCAGAGGATTG GGATGAGGATGCTCCTGCAAAGATTTCAGATGATGATGCTGTGAAGCCAGAAGGTTGGCTGGATGACGAACCAGAATATGTAGCTGATCCTGATGCAGAGAAACCAGAGGACTG GGATGAGGATATGGACGGAGAGTGGGAGGCACCTCAGATTGCAAATCCCAAATGTGAGTCAGCCCCTGGCTGTGGTACCTGGCAACGACCTATGATTGACAATCCCAACTACAAAGGCAAATGGAAGCCTCCTATGATTGATAACCCCAACTACCAG GGAATCTGGAAGCCCAGGAAGATCCCAAACCCAGATTTCTTTGAAGATCTAGAACCTTTCAAAATGACTCCCTTCACTGCTGTGGGCCTTGAACTATGGTCAATGACCTCTGACATCTTCTTTGACAACTTTATCATCTGTGCAGACCGAGTTGTGGCAGAAGATTGGGCCAATGATGGTTGGGGTCTAAAAAAGGCAGCTGATGGTGCTGCTGAG CCTGGTGTTGTGGGCCAGATGATGGCAGCTGCTGAAGAGCGTCCCTGGCTGTGGGTAGTGTACATCCTAACTGTGGCTCTACCTGTGTTCCTTGTTGTCCTCTTCTGCTGTTCTGGAAAG AAACAGCCAAGCGCTGCAGAGTACAAAAAGACTGATGCTCCTCAACCTGATGTGAatgaggagaaagaggagggaaAAGACAAGGCagatgaagaggaggaagaggaggaggaagcggAATCAAATGAAGACAAGCAGG AAGAGAAGCAAAAGAGTGATGCTGATGTTGGAAGTGCTAgtcaagaggaggaggaagatgaggaggaagaggaagaagatggAAAACCCACATCAGAG GAGGAAGAAAGCATGAATAGATTGAAAAAATCATAA